One region of Stegostoma tigrinum isolate sSteTig4 chromosome 19, sSteTig4.hap1, whole genome shotgun sequence genomic DNA includes:
- the nelfcd gene encoding negative elongation factor C/D isoform X2, giving the protein MLSENYTAVAQTVNLLAEWLIQTGVEPSHVQETVENHLKNLLIKHFDPRKADSIFTEEGETPAWLEQMIAHVTWRDLFYKLAEAHPDCLMLNFTVKLISDAGYQGEITSVSTACQQLEVFSRVLRTSLATLIDGGEEHLEKNLPEFAKMVCHGEHTYLYAQSIMSVLAQEEQGGAAVRRIAQEVQRYAHEKGHDASQITLALGTAASYPRACQALGAMLSKGALNPADITVLYKMFTSMDPPPVELIRVPAFLDLFMQSLFKPGSKINPEHKHKYIYILAYAASVVESWKKNKRFNINKDELKSTSKAIETVHNLCCNENKGASELVAELGTLYQCIRFPVVAMGVLKWVDWTVSEPSYFQLQTDHTPVHLALLDEISTCHQLLHPQVLQLLVKLFETEHSQLDVMEQLELKKTLLDRMVHLLSRGYVLPVVSYIRKCLEKLDTDISLIRYFVTEVLDVIAPPYTSDFVHLFLPILENDSIVGTIKTEGECDAVAEFIAHCKSNFIMMN; this is encoded by the exons ATGCTTTCTGAGAATTATACAGCAGTAGCACAGACTGTAAATCTGTTGGCAGAGTGGCTGATTCAGACAG GGGTTGAGCCATCACATGTTCAAGAGACTGTTGAAAATCATTTGAAGAATTTGCTGATCAAACACTTTGATCCTCGGAAAGCTGATTCCATATTCACAGAGGAGGGAGAG acccCGGCCTGGTTGGAGCAGATGATTGCTCACGTGACTTGGAGAGACCTCTTCTACAAACTAGCGGAAGCTCACCCTGACTGTTTGATGCTGAACTTTACTGTTAAG CTGATCTCAGATGCTGGATATCAGGGTGAGATAACCAGTGTGTCGACAGCCTGCCAGCAGTTGGAAGTTTTTTCCCGTGTTCTCCGCACCTCGCTTGCCACACTCATTGATGGAGGTGAAGAACATCTAGAGAAAAACCTGCCTGAGTTTGCA AAAATGGTATGTCATGGAGAGCATACATACCTGTATGCTCAGTCTATAATGTCTGTCTTGGCCCAGGAGGAACAAGGTGGAGCAGCTGTGCGACGAATTGCGCAGGAAGTTCAGAGATATGCACATGAGAA AGGTCATGATGCCAGCCAGATCACCTTAGCGCTGGGCACTGCTGCATCCTATCCCCGAGCCTGCCAGGCACTCGGTGCCATGCTATCTAAGGGAGCTCTAAATCCTGCCGACATCACTGTGTTATACAAAATGTTCACGAGTATGGATCCACCTCCTGTGGAATTG ATCAGAGTCCCTGCCTTCCTCGATCTTTTCATGCAATCCCTCTTCAAACCAGGCTCTAAAATCAACCCTGAGCATAAACACAAGTACATCTACATTTTGGCCTATGCCGCCAGTGTGGTGGAGTCATGGAAAAAG AACAAAAGATTTAACATCAACAAAGATGAGCTGAAATCAACTTCGAAGGCCATTGAAACAGTTCACAATTTATGCTGCAATGAAAACAAAGGGGCTTCAGAGTTAGTTGCAGAACTGGGGACCCTCTATCAATGTATTCG GTTCCCGGTGGTAGCAATGGGAGTGCTGAAATGGGTTGACTGGACTGTATCAGAGCCCAGCTATTTTCAGTTGCAGACTGACCATACACCTGTTCACCTAGCGCTGCTGGATGAG ATCAGTACCTGTCACCAGCTCCTCCATCCCCAAGTGCTGCAGCTTCTTGTGAAATTGTTTGAGACTGAACATTCACAGCTTGATGTCATGGAGCAG CTGGAGTTGAAGAAGACCCTGCTGGACAGGATGGTCCACCTGTTGAGTCGCGGCTATGTCCTTCCTGTGGTCAGCTACATTCGCAAGTGTTTGGAGAAATTGGACACAGATATCTCACTCATCAGATACTTTGTCACAGAG GTGCTGGATGTCATTGCTCCTCCGTACACGTCAGACTTCGTCCACCTTTTTCTCCCAATCTTGGAGAATGACAGCATTGTTGGCACAATAAAAACAGAGGGGGAGTGTGATGCTGTGGCAGAGTTCATTG CACACTGCAAATCCAATTTCATCATGATGAACTAG